CGCCCGGCGGCTGATCTACCTGGAGGACCAGTACTTCTGGGGAGCCGAGATCGTGCGCAGTTTCGCGGACGCGCTCGCCGCACACGACGAGCTGCACCTGATCGTCGTGATCCCGCACTACCCGGACCAGGAGGGCTGGACGATGCCGCCGAACCTGATCGGCCGCCAGGATGCGCTGCGCGAGATCCGCGCCGCCGGGGGTGACCGGGTGGCGGTCTACGGCCTGGAGAACCATGCCGGCGTACCGGTGTACGTGCACGCGAAGGTCTGCATCCTCGACGACGTCTGGGCGTCGATCGGCTCGGACAACGTCAACCGGCGGTCATGGACGCACGACTCCGAGCTGACTTGTGCGGTCATCGACGACGCGGGACAGTTCCCGCGCGAGCTGCGGCTGGCCCTGGCCCGCGAGCACCTGGATCGACCAGCCGACCCCGATCGGACCGGCGACGGGCAGCCGGGCGACGCCGACCTGCTCGACCCGGCCGGCCTGTTCGCCGCCTTCGCCGAGTCCGCGGCGCGCTTGCAGCAGTGGCACCGGGACGGATGCGCCGGCCCGCGGCCGCCGGGCCGGCTGCGTCCCTACGATCCGCCCGGGCTCGGGTCACGCACCCGGCTCTGGGCACGGCCGCTCTACCGGGCGATCTACGACCCTGACGGACGCCCCCGACGGCTGCGCCGCGAACACCGGTTCTGACGCAGGTCGACCGGAACGTGCTTCGGCCCCGGGTGGTTCCCGGGGCAGAGGGTGGCAGCATGCAGCCATGGCCGAGGGCTCGGGTGTCGACGGTGTCCCCCGCGGGGCTGTGTTCCCAGCCGCGCCGAAGGAAGCGGCCCGGCCGAACCCGGCTGGGCTGTCTGCCGCCGAGGTCGCCGAGCGGGTCGCGTCCGGGCACACCAACGCGACCGACGAACGCACCAGCCGCACCACCGGCGAGATCGTGCGGGCGAACGTCTTCACGGTCTTCAACGGCCTGCTCGTCACGCTGTTCGTGGTCATCATGGCAACCGGCCGGTGGCAGAACGGGTTGTTCGGCCTGGTCGTGATCGCCAACTCCGCGATCGGGATCGTCCAGGAAGTGCGCGCCAAACGCACGCTCGACCGGCTCGCCGTGCTCAACGCGCCGCACGCCCGGGTGGTTCGCGACGGAGCCACCAGCGAGATCGCGATCGCGGACGTCGTGCTCGACGACCTGCTCGAGTTGCGCGCCGGCGACCAGGTTCCCGCCGACGGCGAGGTCCGCGGGTCCGACGGCCTGGAGCTCGACGAGTCGCTGCTCACCGGGGAGTCCGACCCGATCCCCAAGGAGGCCGGCGACCAGGTCCGCTCCGGCTCGATCGTCGTCGCCGGCCACGGCCGGTTCCAGGCGACCGCCGTGGGCGCCGCGGCGTACGCGGCAAGCCTGGCCAGCGAGGCCCGGCGCTTCACGGTGACCCATTCGGAGCTGGTCGCGGGAACGAACAAGCTGCTGCGCTGGATCTCGCTGATGCTGGTGCTCGTCGCCCCGGTGCTGATCTGGAGCCAGTTCCGCAGCAAGGACAACGAGGGCTGGCGCGAGGCGCTCACCGGTACGGTCGCGGCGCTGGTCGGCATGGTGCCCGAGGGCCTGGTACTGCTCACCAGCCTGGCCTTCGTGATCGCCACCGTCAGCCTGGTGCGCCAGTCCACCCTTGTGCAGGAGTTGCCCGCCGTCGAGGGGCTGGCCCGAGTCGACGTCGTCTGCCTGGACAAGACCGGGACGCTCACGGACGGCGACATCCGCTTCGACCGGCTCGAGGTCCTCGCGGGCACGGACGAGTCCGAGGTGCGGGCCGGGCTCGGCGTGCTGACCCGCTGCGGTGACAGCAACGCGACGTCGGCCGCGCTTATCGAGCAGTTTCCCGCCGCCGACTGGGGCGAGGTGCGCGCCGTTCCGTTCTCCTCCGCGCGGAAGTGGTCGGCCGTCCTCACCGCGGATCACGGTGACTGGGTTCTCGGCGCACCGGAGATGGTGCTGCACGCGAACGCCGGCGCGGCACAGACCGATGCCCGTCAGCGCGCCGACGCGATCGCCGAGCAGGGCGCGCGCGTGTTGCTGCTCGCCCGTGCGGCCAGCGGCTCCGGCATCGGCACGGACGCCCCACTGCCACCGGACCTGTCCCCCGCCGCGCTCGTCGTGCTCGCCGAGCACATCCGCGAGGACGCCGAGCAGACGCTGCGCTTCTTCACCGAGCAGGGCGTCGCGCTCAAGGTCATCTCCGGGGACAACCCGCGCACGGTCGGCGCGGTCGCCGCGGCGCTGCACCTGCCGGGGGTGGACAGTGCGGCCGACGCGATCGATGCCCGCACGCTGCCCGAGGATCTCGAGGAGCTGGGCGCGGTGCTGGACACGCACAGCGTCTTCGGCCGGGTGACGCCCCATCAGAAGCGTGCCGTGGTCAAGGCGCTGCAGTTGCGCGGCCACGTCGTCGCGATGACCGGCGACGGCGTCAACGACGCGCTGGCCCTCAAGGACGCCGACATAGGCGTCGCGATGGGCAATGGCACGGCGGCCACCCGTGCGGTCGCCCAGATCGTGCTGCTGGACGGCCGGTTCGCGCACTTGCCGTCGGTCGTCGCCGAGGGTCGCCGCGTCATCGCCAACATCGAGCGCGCCGCGAACCTGTTCGTGGTCAAGAACATGTACTCGTTCGCGCTGGCGATCCTGGTCGCGTTCACCGGCATCGCGTACCCGCTGGCGCCGATCCAGCTGACCTTGATCTCGGCGGTCACCATCGGCATCCCGGGCTTCGTGCTGGCCCTCGGCCCGAACACCCGCCGGTACGTGCCCGGGTTCTTGCGCCGCGTGCTGCGCTTCGCGATCCCGGTCGGCGCGATCACGGGAGTGAGCGCCTATCTCGGCTATCAGGTGACGCGGTGGACGGACGTTGGCGCGGGCGTGGAGGAGGCGCGAACGACAGCAGCGTTGATCGTGCTCATCGTCTCGCTGTGGACGCTGCTCGTGTTGGCCCGCCCGCTCGTCGGCTGGAAGCTCGCGCTGGTGGCGACCATGGCCGGCGCGGTCGCGATCATCATCGCCATCGCGCCGCTGGGGCACGGGTTGTTCCTGCTGGACGTCACACCGCTGCGGCTGTCGATCGCGGCACCCCTCGGCGCCGCGGGCGCGATCGGCGTCGAGATCGCGCACCGGAGCATCGCGGCCCTCGCCCGCCGGGGCACGCGCCGCCCGGACGCAACGGTGCCGGCCGGCCGATAATGGCCTGTCACCACGTGATCTGGCACCGTGGGTGGGGTGACCGACATGAGCAGCACCGGCGCGGACACGGCGGCGGACTTCGTGACAGGCGGTACCGGCGAGACGCGCGCGCCGACCCCGTACTTCCTCGGCGACGTGGCCGGTCCGCTGGGACGCGACGAGTTGCGCAGGCTGGACGCATGGTGGCGGGCGGCGAACTACTTGGCGGTCGGCCAGATCTACCTCAAGGACAACCCGCTGCTGCGTGAGCCGTTGCTCGCCGAGCACATCAAGCCGCGGCTGCTGGGGCACTTCGGCACGGTGCCCGGGCTGAACCTGGTGTGGGTGCATGCGAATCGGCAGATCCGTGCGCGCGGGCTGAACGCGGTCTTCGTGGCCGGTCCCGGGCACGGCGGGCCCGGCCCGAACGCGTGCGCCTGGCTCGAGGGCACCTACTCCGAGCTGTACAGCCATATCCCGCAGGACGCCGAAGGCATGCGCGAGTTCTTCACCCAGTTCTCCTTCCCCGGCGGGGTGCCGAGCCACTGCGCGCCGGAGACGCCGGGCTCGTTCCACGAGGGCGGCGAGCTGGGCTACTCGCTGCTGCACGCGTACGGCGCGGCGCTGGACAACCCCGACCTGACCGTGTTCTGCGTCGTCGGAGACGGCGAGGCCGAGACCGGCCCGCTGGCCACCAGCTGGCACGCGAACAAGTTCCTCAATCCGGCGCGTGACGGCGCCGTGCTGCCGATCCTCGCGCTGAACCAGTACAAGATCGCCAACCCGACGATCCTGGCGCGGATCCCCGAGCCGGAGCTGCTGGAGCTGATGCGCGGTTACGGCTACGACCCGCACATGGTCAGCGGCGACGACCCCGCCGCCGTCCACCAGGCGATGGCCGCCACCGTCGATTCCTGCCTGGACCAGATCGCTGCGGCCCAGCAGGCCGCTCGCACCGGCGGGGGCGCCCGCCGGCCGGCGTGGCCGATGATCGTGCTGCGCACACCGAAGGGGTGGACCTGCCCGCCGGTCGTGGACGGTCAACAGGTCGAAGGCACCTACCGCGCGCACCAGGTGCCGCTCCCGTCGGCCCGCACGAACGGCACGCACCTTCGGGTGCTCGAACAGTGGCTGCGCTCCTACCGGCCCGAGGAGTTGTTCGACGATGCCGGTCGTCCGGTGGCCGAACTGCTGGACGCGGTGCCGACCGGCGAGCGCCGGATGAGCGCGAACCCGGTCGCGAACGGCGGCGCGCTACTGCGTGATCTGCGGCTGCCCGACTGGCGCGACTACGGCGTGGACGTCCCGTCCCCCGGCGCGACGATGCACGAGGCGACCCGGGTACTCGGCAGCTGGCTGCGCGACGTGACCGACCTCAACCGGACGAACTTCCTCACCTTCGCCCCCGACGAGTTGGCGAGCAACCGGCTGCAGGACATCCTCGAGGTCACCGGCCGCAACTGGCAGGCCGAGATCGGCGAGTTCGACGACCGTCTCGATCCGACCGGCCGGGTGATCGAGGTGCTGTCCGAGCACATGTGCCAGGGCCTGCTGGAGGGGTACCTGCTCACCGGCCGGCACGGACTGTTCACCTGCTACGAAGCGTTCATCCACATCGTCGACGCCATGTTCAACCAGCACGCCAAGTGGCTGGAGGCCAGCTCGCAGGTGGCGTGGCGGCGTCCGGTCGCCAGCTTGAACTACCTGCTGTCCTCACACGTCTGGCGCCAGGACCACAACGGGTTCACCCATCAGGACCCGGGCTTTCTCGACGTCGTGCTCAACAAGCGGCCGGCGGTCGTGCGGATCTACCTGCCACCGGACGCGAACACGCTGCTGTCCACGTACGACCACTGCCTGCGCTCGCGGCAGTACGTCAACGTCGTGGTCGCGGGAAAGCAGCCGCAGCAGGACTGGCTGTCGGTCGACGAGGCCGCGCGGCACTGCACACGCGGCGCGGGTATCTGGGACTGGGCCGGGCACAACGACGAGACCGGCACCGTGCCCGACGTCGTGCTCGGCTGCGCCGGCGACATCCCGACGCTGGAGACCCTCGCCGCCGCCTCGATCCTGCGGGAGCGGTTGCCCGACCTGCGCATCCGGGTGGTCAACGTCGTGGACCTGATGCGGCTGCTGCCCGAGGACGAGCACCCGCACGGGCTTCCGGACCGCGAGTTCGACACCCTGTTCACCCGCGAAAGCCCGGTGATCTTCGCGTTCCACGGCTACCCCTGGCTGATCCATCGGCTCACCTACCGCCGCACCAACCACAGCAGCATCCACGTGCGCGGCTACAAGGAGATGGGCACGACGACCACGCCCTTCGACATGGTCATGCTCAACGACCTGGACCGGTACCACCTGGTCATCGACGTCATCGACCGGGTCGCGACGCTCGGACCCCGCGCCGCCGGACTGCGGCAGGAGATGGTCGATGCCCGGCTGGAAGCGCGGACCTGGACGCGTGAGCACGGCGAGGACATTCCCGAGGTCGCGAACTGGGCCTGGCCGTCATAACGCGTACCGCCCGACCGGCCGCGCCATGTGCCGCATTCGCGTTTCGGCAGGCATTGACCGCGATCGCGGCCCGCGACATACTCGCCGGGCGGCTACTCGCGCCGGGCGGTAGTCGTGCCGGAAGACATGGGACGTGGTTCATGGGCGGGATGAAGCCGACTACGGAAATGCTGCTCAAGGCGCACATCGCCAAGCAGAGCACGGCGCGAATTCTCTGGGCGGAGGCCAAGAAGAAGGCTGAGGCCAAGAAGGTCGACGTGAAGGTGTTCAACCGCGATCTCGGTCCGGAGCTGGACAAACTGCGCGACCTCTGCGAGGGCGCCCTGCAGGTCAAGAAGCACTACGGGAAGCTGGACTCGAAGACAATTCAGGCCGTGAAGAACCAGTCCCTCAAGGTCGAGAAGATCATTCGCGACTACGGGGCGCTCTGCACGCAGGAATCGAAGAAGTCAGGCGTCACCGCCGATCAGAAGAAGGCTTGGGACAGCCTGAAGCGCCAGCTGGACACGACGGCGTCAGCGCCCGGCAACATGACACGCCCGGCCCTGAAGTAACGGTCCAGCTGGCGGCGGGCCCCCGCTTCGATTCCGGTGTGACAGCGCAGTCAAGATTGCGGCGTTTCGCGGAACCTTTTCTGAAGGATCGACGACCATGCCTGGGTCCCCGCGATCACGGGTGCTAATGACCTGGTGTGCGGTGGGCCTCAGCGTGGTCGCGGCTACCGCGTCGGCCTGCGCCAGTCAGGCGACAGGCCCGAGACGAAACGTGTGCGGTACTCCCATCTCATTCTCGTCCGGCGAAATGCGACGCCCGGCGCCGTAGCGTGCGCTGCTCGTGTTCGCCACTCAGCACCACTAGCAGCGCGCCGTTGACCGCCGTCCGGGCCGGCGCGGGGTCGCTGTCACGTACCGTCGCCTGCGCGGCCGCGGCGGCCGCACCGGTGTCGAACACGTACACATCGGCGCGCCCGCCGTCGGCGAACCCGAAGGCGAGCGCGGCATCGGCCGATACGCCGTCGGGCAGCTGCGCGGGCTCGGTCTCCGAGTCGGCCTCGCTCACGCGGAGCAAGGCGCGGATGCGGCTGACGAGGTCGTCATCGGGTCGGTTCACGGCTTGCAGGCGTCCTTGGCGTCGTCCCAGTCTTCGCTCTGGACGTCCTCGAGCAACTCGGTCCAGGCCTCCTCGGCCTCTTCGCCGGTCTCGCCGTGCTCTGCCTTGCGGAAGTCGACGAACGCCTGCTTCAGCGGTGCGACCGTGCCGCTGTAGTACGCGGCGGCGAGCAGCAGTTCGGCGCCAGCGCCGAGCATCGGGACGAACGCGTCGGTCAGCCAGTCGAGGTTGTCCTCGTAGTTGTCGCGGTCGATGGCCACGTCGGGATGCTCGGTGACCTTGCGGGTGAAGTACTCGGTCAGCGCCTCGTTGAACTCCGAGCCGTAGCTGTTCAGCACCGCGTCGTCCTGGTAGCGGTGCATCCCCTCGTGGATCGCCGTGCCGGGATTGCCCCGGTCGGCGTTGAGCACGATCGGCGAGTCGCTCTGCGTGGTCGAGGTGAACGCGTTGGTTTCGAGTTCCTCCTCACTGCCGACCGGCTCGCTCGGGAACTCCGACTCGTATACCCGCGCCCAGTTGGCGTTGTCGAGGATCGCGACGAAACCTTCGGCCTGCCGCCCCTTTCCGACGGCGGCCTCGATGAACGGTTTCAGCGGCCCGGTGCCCAGGCAGGTGCGGATCACCGTGTCCACCTCGGTACCGCTCTTGTGCGCGACGGACCCCTGGTGCGCCATGCCCAGTGCTGCCACCAGGCCCATGAACTCGACACCGCCGAGGTACACACGCGCCTTGGCCATCAACGCGTCGTCGGACCAGAGCGTGCGGCGCTGCGGTTCGGACAGCGCGGTCACGATCGCGCGCAGCTCGATCAGGCGCTGCTTGGCCTCCCCCGCGTCGGCCGGCGCGGCACCGGCGACCAGGGCGGTGAACCGCTCGACGTCGCTCTGCGCAACCGGCGTGGCGGACGCGGACGTCGGTGGCGCAGTCGTCGGTGGCGCAGTGGTCAGTGGCGCAGTGGTCGGCGCTTCAGTGCTGGGCGTGGTCGTGGTGGGCGCCGTTGCGGTTGCCGTGGGTGGGTCGCGGCGCAGCACCGAGCGCTGAACGCCGGCGTCGGTGTCCAGGGCCACGCCGCCCTTCTGCTGCACCACGTGGGCGAGCTCGTGGCCGATCAGCCGCTGGCCGTCCGGCGCACCGGGGTCGAAGGCACCGGCGGCGAAGTAGATGTCGTTCCCGTGCGTGAACGCGCGTGCCTGCACCTGATCGGCCAGCGTCGCCGCCGCCGGGTCGGAGTGCACCCGCACGTTGCCGAAGTCGAACCCGTACTGCTGCTCGAACCGCTCGGCGATCTCGGGCGGAAGCGGCTCGCCCTGACCGGACTGGCGTTGCAGCGCAGCCACGACGGAGGGCTCCGCGGCGGTGCCGCCCAGCGGGTCGTCGCCCCCTTTGGCAGCCCGGCGCAGCGCCACACCCTGAACCGGGACGGCCAGCTGATCGGTGACCTCGGCCTCGACCGCTTGCAGCAACTCGTCCGCATCGCCGGCCGGTACGGGTGTGGTGGAAGCCGGAGCGCGGAGCAGGCGGTGCGTGCTCACTGGTGCCCCTTCCCATGATCGGTGAGCAGAGCGTACGGCTCAGCGGCTCTCTTGACGAGCGTCCGTGCCGCTCACGGACGCAGCGCGGCGGCCTCGTCGGTGGCCGGTAGGTACAGGCCGAAGCCGTGCTCGGGCAGGACCCGGCCGAGCTTCTGGTACTCCGCCAGGGTTGCCACCGCGATGTGCCGCATGCCGACCGGTTCGCCGAGGCCGACCGCGTCGAAGGCCGCGGCCCGCACGATGTTGCGGATGTCGCCGCCGGTGAGCTCGGCGGTCTCGGCGAGGAAGTCCAGCGCGATCGGGTCGTCGTCGTCGAGGCTCTGCAGTTGGGCGAGATGGTGTTCCCACAGCCGGCGGCGGATCACCGGGTCGGGGTCCGGGAAGCTGATGATGAAGCTCATCCGCCGTGAGAACGCGCGGTCGAGGTTGCCGCGCAGGTTGGTCGCCAGGATGGTGATGCCGTCGAACTGCTCCATGCGCTGCAGCAGGTAGGCGATCTCCTGGTTCGCGTAGCGGTCGCGCGCGTCGTGCACCTCGGACCGGCTGCCGAACAACGCGTCCGCCTCGTCGAAGAACAACACGACATCCAGCGACTCGGCCGCCTGGAACACCCGCTCCAGGTTCTTCTCGGTCTCGCCGATGTACTTGTCGACGACCGAGGACAGCTCGACCTGGAACAGGTCCATGGACAGTTCCTGCGCAACGATGTTCGCCGCGAGCGTCTTGCCGGTGCCCGGGTTGCCGGCGAACAGCGCGGCGATCCCGCGCCCCGCGCCGCGCAACAGCCCCTGCGCGGCGACCTGGTCACGATGCCTGGCCCAGGTCACGAGCTGGTGCAGCGACCTCGTCGCAGCGGTCGGCAGCAGCAGGTCGCCGAAGCCGAGGCCGCTGCCGGTCGTGGTGGAGGCGAGAAAGCCCGCGCCGGTGCGGCCGGAACCGCTCACCCGCCGCGCGGCGTCGCGCACGATCGCGGCCGACAACGGCTCCTTGCGTGCCGCGGCGACCAGCTTGGCGTACCGGGTCGCGGCAGCCATCGCCTCCGGGTTCATCCGCAGCCCGAGCAGGGTCTCACTCAGGTCGGCGTCCTCGGCGGCGATGTCGCCGAGGTTGACCTGCCACAGCGCGGCACGCTGGGCGACATCGAGCCGCTCGGCGTCGACAAGCAGCGGCAGGTGCGGCAGCCACGACGGGTTCCACGGCCGGCTCGACACGGCGATCACCGGCACCGCTGCCCGCGCGAGCACCTCGAACGCGCTCGAGTCGCCCCGCTCGGCGAGGGCGTCGGCGTTCGCCAGGATCAGCGCGCACCCGCGTAACCCGGCCTCGCGCACCGCGGCGACGAGCACGTCGGCGATGGCCCGGTCGGACGCGACCCGCAGCAGATCGACGGCGTAACTGGCGATGTGCAGCGCGTCGAGGGAGCCGGCGGCCATCGACGCGCCCGCGGCACCACGCACCGCGCGGATCCAGATGAGCCGGACGCCGTTCTCGATCGCGGCCGAGACCAGGTCACCGCCGGGCAGCTCGAGCGGGACCGGCGCGGTGCGCAGCGGGGCGACCAGCGGGTCCTCCGGGACCGCGCCCGCGAGCGCGGCGACGACCGGGTCGGGCACTTGCAGCCTGCGCTGGCCCCACGGCTCGGTGCCGGCAACCTGCAGCAGCCCGTGCCGGCGCAGCGTGGCGCGCGGGCCGAGCCGCGCGAACCCTTCGGCCGCCGCACTGCCGATTCCGGCCAGCTCCAGCGCCAGCGCGACGGTGCAGCGCGCGACACCGGTGCTGCCGCGAAGCCCGGCGTACGCGTAGCCGACGTTGGCGTCGAGCTCCGGCGCCACGGCGGCCCACAGCAGGAACCGGTCTGTCGCGTCGAGGCCGAACACGTCCGCGACA
This genomic stretch from Jatrophihabitans cynanchi harbors:
- a CDS encoding phosphoketolase family protein, with translation MSSTGADTAADFVTGGTGETRAPTPYFLGDVAGPLGRDELRRLDAWWRAANYLAVGQIYLKDNPLLREPLLAEHIKPRLLGHFGTVPGLNLVWVHANRQIRARGLNAVFVAGPGHGGPGPNACAWLEGTYSELYSHIPQDAEGMREFFTQFSFPGGVPSHCAPETPGSFHEGGELGYSLLHAYGAALDNPDLTVFCVVGDGEAETGPLATSWHANKFLNPARDGAVLPILALNQYKIANPTILARIPEPELLELMRGYGYDPHMVSGDDPAAVHQAMAATVDSCLDQIAAAQQAARTGGGARRPAWPMIVLRTPKGWTCPPVVDGQQVEGTYRAHQVPLPSARTNGTHLRVLEQWLRSYRPEELFDDAGRPVAELLDAVPTGERRMSANPVANGGALLRDLRLPDWRDYGVDVPSPGATMHEATRVLGSWLRDVTDLNRTNFLTFAPDELASNRLQDILEVTGRNWQAEIGEFDDRLDPTGRVIEVLSEHMCQGLLEGYLLTGRHGLFTCYEAFIHIVDAMFNQHAKWLEASSQVAWRRPVASLNYLLSSHVWRQDHNGFTHQDPGFLDVVLNKRPAVVRIYLPPDANTLLSTYDHCLRSRQYVNVVVAGKQPQQDWLSVDEAARHCTRGAGIWDWAGHNDETGTVPDVVLGCAGDIPTLETLAAASILRERLPDLRIRVVNVVDLMRLLPEDEHPHGLPDREFDTLFTRESPVIFAFHGYPWLIHRLTYRRTNHSSIHVRGYKEMGTTTTPFDMVMLNDLDRYHLVIDVIDRVATLGPRAAGLRQEMVDARLEARTWTREHGEDIPEVANWAWPS
- a CDS encoding ATP-binding protein; amino-acid sequence: MAALVGELTLAAARRTGTAELPELSGVLSILRAEYPDGAEDEHAPLAGVADVFGLDATDRFLLWAAVAPELDANVGYAYAGLRGSTGVARCTVALALELAGIGSAAAEGFARLGPRATLRRHGLLQVAGTEPWGQRRLQVPDPVVAALAGAVPEDPLVAPLRTAPVPLELPGGDLVSAAIENGVRLIWIRAVRGAAGASMAAGSLDALHIASYAVDLLRVASDRAIADVLVAAVREAGLRGCALILANADALAERGDSSAFEVLARAAVPVIAVSSRPWNPSWLPHLPLLVDAERLDVAQRAALWQVNLGDIAAEDADLSETLLGLRMNPEAMAAATRYAKLVAAARKEPLSAAIVRDAARRVSGSGRTGAGFLASTTTGSGLGFGDLLLPTAATRSLHQLVTWARHRDQVAAQGLLRGAGRGIAALFAGNPGTGKTLAANIVAQELSMDLFQVELSSVVDKYIGETEKNLERVFQAAESLDVVLFFDEADALFGSRSEVHDARDRYANQEIAYLLQRMEQFDGITILATNLRGNLDRAFSRRMSFIISFPDPDPVIRRRLWEHHLAQLQSLDDDDPIALDFLAETAELTGGDIRNIVRAAAFDAVGLGEPVGMRHIAVATLAEYQKLGRVLPEHGFGLYLPATDEAAALRP
- a CDS encoding HAD-IC family P-type ATPase encodes the protein MAEGSGVDGVPRGAVFPAAPKEAARPNPAGLSAAEVAERVASGHTNATDERTSRTTGEIVRANVFTVFNGLLVTLFVVIMATGRWQNGLFGLVVIANSAIGIVQEVRAKRTLDRLAVLNAPHARVVRDGATSEIAIADVVLDDLLELRAGDQVPADGEVRGSDGLELDESLLTGESDPIPKEAGDQVRSGSIVVAGHGRFQATAVGAAAYAASLASEARRFTVTHSELVAGTNKLLRWISLMLVLVAPVLIWSQFRSKDNEGWREALTGTVAALVGMVPEGLVLLTSLAFVIATVSLVRQSTLVQELPAVEGLARVDVVCLDKTGTLTDGDIRFDRLEVLAGTDESEVRAGLGVLTRCGDSNATSAALIEQFPAADWGEVRAVPFSSARKWSAVLTADHGDWVLGAPEMVLHANAGAAQTDARQRADAIAEQGARVLLLARAASGSGIGTDAPLPPDLSPAALVVLAEHIREDAEQTLRFFTEQGVALKVISGDNPRTVGAVAAALHLPGVDSAADAIDARTLPEDLEELGAVLDTHSVFGRVTPHQKRAVVKALQLRGHVVAMTGDGVNDALALKDADIGVAMGNGTAATRAVAQIVLLDGRFAHLPSVVAEGRRVIANIERAANLFVVKNMYSFALAILVAFTGIAYPLAPIQLTLISAVTIGIPGFVLALGPNTRRYVPGFLRRVLRFAIPVGAITGVSAYLGYQVTRWTDVGAGVEEARTTAALIVLIVSLWTLLVLARPLVGWKLALVATMAGAVAIIIAIAPLGHGLFLLDVTPLRLSIAAPLGAAGAIGVEIAHRSIAALARRGTRRPDATVPAGR
- a CDS encoding eCIS core domain-containing protein, which produces MSTHRLLRAPASTTPVPAGDADELLQAVEAEVTDQLAVPVQGVALRRAAKGGDDPLGGTAAEPSVVAALQRQSGQGEPLPPEIAERFEQQYGFDFGNVRVHSDPAAATLADQVQARAFTHGNDIYFAAGAFDPGAPDGQRLIGHELAHVVQQKGGVALDTDAGVQRSVLRRDPPTATATAPTTTTPSTEAPTTAPLTTAPPTTAPPTSASATPVAQSDVERFTALVAGAAPADAGEAKQRLIELRAIVTALSEPQRRTLWSDDALMAKARVYLGGVEFMGLVAALGMAHQGSVAHKSGTEVDTVIRTCLGTGPLKPFIEAAVGKGRQAEGFVAILDNANWARVYESEFPSEPVGSEEELETNAFTSTTQSDSPIVLNADRGNPGTAIHEGMHRYQDDAVLNSYGSEFNEALTEYFTRKVTEHPDVAIDRDNYEDNLDWLTDAFVPMLGAGAELLLAAAYYSGTVAPLKQAFVDFRKAEHGETGEEAEEAWTELLEDVQSEDWDDAKDACKP